Proteins encoded in a region of the Halioglobus maricola genome:
- a CDS encoding tetratricopeptide repeat protein has translation MKLFRHQTWSRAALFAVPVLAAQVVVTQLQSELGYAPFASAVAQEEKKADTRETRRTPALRNKVYEKLAEAQAAAEAKDLASAEKILNGMVSAGGKKALNSYELANVYNLYAFIYYSQENYPKALQAYENVVSQPDIPLAMEINTRYTIAQLYFVQEDWARGIDALLKWFDMTESPNAAAYVLLAQGYYQQKDYNKALTNVEKAISMYDEKGKLPKEQWYNLARFLYFEQNDIPNTVNTLEILLQHYPKKQYWVQLSHMYGEQKKETDQLSAMETAYAQGMLDKGTEQVTMAYLYLNADVPYKAAKVMDKGLKDGSIDDKSKNWEIAGSAWRQAQETEKAIPAMEKAASKSETGELYARLGNIYLDGDQNDKAISAINKGLSRGGVKRPDTARLVLGMAYFNTKQYEKARKAFQAAARDERSSKYAAQWIKYMNSELERQRSLAEG, from the coding sequence ATGAAATTGTTTAGACACCAGACCTGGTCACGCGCGGCGCTGTTTGCAGTGCCCGTTTTGGCCGCCCAGGTGGTTGTAACCCAGCTGCAGAGCGAGTTGGGTTACGCTCCATTCGCAAGCGCAGTGGCACAGGAAGAGAAGAAGGCAGACACGCGCGAGACTCGTCGTACGCCGGCGCTGCGCAACAAGGTCTATGAAAAGCTTGCGGAGGCCCAGGCCGCCGCGGAAGCGAAAGATCTTGCGTCTGCTGAGAAGATTCTCAACGGTATGGTATCGGCAGGAGGCAAGAAGGCGCTGAACAGCTACGAGCTGGCCAATGTCTACAACCTCTACGCCTTTATCTATTACAGCCAGGAAAACTACCCCAAAGCCTTGCAGGCCTATGAGAATGTTGTGTCCCAGCCGGACATCCCTCTGGCGATGGAAATCAATACTCGCTACACCATAGCTCAGCTGTACTTTGTGCAGGAAGACTGGGCTCGCGGTATCGACGCCTTGCTCAAGTGGTTTGACATGACGGAGTCTCCCAATGCTGCGGCGTATGTCTTGCTGGCGCAGGGTTACTACCAGCAGAAGGACTACAACAAGGCGCTTACCAACGTGGAGAAAGCAATCTCCATGTATGACGAGAAAGGCAAATTGCCGAAAGAGCAGTGGTATAACCTCGCTCGCTTCCTGTACTTCGAGCAGAACGATATTCCGAATACGGTTAATACGCTCGAAATCTTGCTGCAGCACTATCCCAAGAAGCAGTACTGGGTGCAGCTCTCTCACATGTACGGTGAGCAGAAGAAAGAGACAGACCAGCTTTCAGCGATGGAAACTGCCTATGCACAGGGCATGCTGGACAAAGGTACCGAGCAGGTCACTATGGCTTATCTCTACCTGAATGCTGATGTTCCCTACAAGGCAGCGAAAGTGATGGATAAGGGTCTGAAAGATGGCTCTATCGATGACAAGTCCAAGAACTGGGAGATCGCTGGCAGTGCCTGGCGTCAGGCCCAGGAAACCGAGAAGGCGATTCCAGCGATGGAAAAAGCCGCATCCAAGTCTGAGACCGGTGAGCTATATGCGCGTCTGGGTAACATCTATCTCGATGGTGACCAGAACGACAAGGCAATTTCTGCGATCAACAAGGGCCTGAGTCGCGGTGGGGTAAAGCGCCCTGACACAGCTCGTCTGGTGCTGGGCATGGCCTACTTCAACACCAAGCAGTACGAAAAGGCGCGCAAGGCATTTCAGGCAGCAGCCCGGGATGAGCGTTCCTCCAAGTACGCCGCTCAGTGGATCAAGTACATGAACTCTGAGCTGGAACGACAGCGGTCACTGGCTGAAGGCTAA
- the glk gene encoding glucokinase, translating into MSNKRLVADVGGTNSRIGIYDADSDTFSAISSYSNRDFTSFEDIVERWLSDLEEERPSQACIAAAAPPTEDRINMINIGWDFSCRDLADRFLFTQCGWLNDFQANSHALPYLASHDLEQIQAGDIQRERLPLAVVGPGTGLGGGSLLWSGDKPVASNAEPGHAGLSPATELELEIFSLLLPRHGNIYTELFVCGAGLARLYGAIAEINGHTPETLSPADISGRALDGSDPLCVTALKTFCAMLGSTCGDFVLSNGAYGGLFIAGGIIPRMIPFLRQSSFLDRFSAKGAMGEYLARVPVQVITTDHPGLIGAAHAPLE; encoded by the coding sequence ATGTCGAATAAACGCCTTGTCGCCGACGTCGGCGGCACCAACAGTCGTATCGGAATCTACGATGCCGACAGCGATACGTTCAGCGCGATCTCCAGTTACAGCAATCGCGACTTCACCAGTTTCGAGGACATTGTCGAGCGTTGGCTGTCCGACCTCGAGGAAGAGCGTCCATCGCAAGCCTGCATAGCGGCTGCCGCGCCCCCAACGGAAGACAGGATCAACATGATCAATATCGGCTGGGACTTCTCCTGCCGAGACCTCGCCGATCGCTTCCTCTTCACGCAGTGTGGGTGGCTCAACGACTTCCAGGCCAATTCCCACGCCCTGCCCTACCTGGCCAGTCACGACCTTGAACAGATCCAGGCGGGTGATATTCAACGTGAACGCTTGCCGCTTGCGGTTGTTGGCCCCGGAACCGGGCTCGGTGGTGGCTCTTTGCTCTGGAGCGGTGACAAGCCAGTCGCCAGCAACGCGGAGCCTGGCCACGCGGGGCTATCGCCTGCGACCGAACTTGAGCTCGAAATTTTTAGCCTGCTACTACCGCGTCACGGCAACATTTACACAGAGCTCTTTGTCTGCGGCGCCGGCCTGGCCAGGCTGTACGGCGCCATCGCCGAAATCAACGGCCACACCCCTGAAACGCTGTCTCCTGCCGATATATCCGGTAGGGCACTCGATGGCAGCGACCCCCTGTGTGTGACGGCTCTGAAAACGTTCTGCGCCATGCTGGGTTCTACCTGTGGTGACTTTGTGCTCAGCAACGGCGCCTACGGCGGCCTGTTCATTGCGGGCGGCATCATTCCACGGATGATCCCCTTCTTGCGCCAAAGCAGCTTTCTCGATCGATTCAGCGCCAAAGGCGCGATGGGTGAATACCTGGCCAGGGTGCCAGTGCAGGTGATTACTACCGATCACCCCGGCCTGATAGGCGCTGCGCACGCGCCCTTGGAGTGA
- a CDS encoding histidine kinase dimerization/phospho-acceptor domain-containing protein, protein MKLSLRERLVWTLLAFTLFAWTASAGLTYFYANRVLHAQVDRQLVQYASLVSYVTGVFARQLDEGQPLYESWSGHEYDRAHLEPIVIDQPLAAELSPAVNVWEGENLIAVTDGSPHFERPTATGLVSLDRDAGATHWRILTLYNARDGLWIRVGIELGAARGAMLDTVGRSLQPLIIVLPLTILVLFFGVTRGLRPLNELARQIARRKPGLLDPVDTESVPDEVVDVVDSLNDLLHRLAVALEGEQRFTANASHELLTPLAAIKTEVQLCQRQLQTEEGARMLGRIASRVDRANHSVQQLLTLARLDPDQPLAITTVNLRALLAHVMAENGHLAADRELQVELEDGPEVQVEGSEEALAILLRNLVINAFRYATEGSVVSVMVERPGTIRIFNECAPLSSEEMERITERFYRVPGTASVGSGLGLSIVSRIVELHGAELRVGPGPARSGFQVEIVFSA, encoded by the coding sequence ATGAAGCTGTCGCTGAGAGAGCGGCTGGTCTGGACGCTGCTGGCCTTCACCTTGTTTGCATGGACCGCATCTGCGGGGCTGACCTATTTCTATGCCAATCGGGTTTTGCACGCCCAGGTAGATCGCCAGCTGGTGCAGTATGCGAGCCTTGTGAGCTATGTGACCGGCGTGTTTGCGCGCCAGCTCGATGAGGGCCAGCCGCTGTATGAGTCCTGGTCTGGCCACGAATATGATCGCGCTCATCTCGAGCCTATAGTGATTGACCAGCCGCTCGCCGCGGAGCTTAGCCCTGCGGTAAACGTCTGGGAAGGCGAGAACCTCATCGCAGTGACAGACGGGTCGCCACACTTTGAGCGGCCCACGGCAACCGGCCTGGTTTCGCTGGACCGGGATGCGGGGGCAACCCATTGGCGAATCCTCACCCTCTACAACGCCCGCGATGGCCTCTGGATCAGGGTGGGTATCGAACTTGGTGCTGCACGTGGAGCGATGCTCGACACTGTTGGCCGTTCGCTCCAGCCGCTCATTATCGTGTTGCCCCTTACCATTCTGGTGTTGTTCTTCGGTGTGACACGGGGCTTGAGGCCGCTGAATGAATTGGCTAGACAGATTGCGCGGCGCAAACCCGGGCTGTTGGACCCGGTCGATACTGAATCAGTGCCCGATGAAGTGGTCGATGTGGTGGACTCCCTGAACGACCTTCTGCACCGCCTGGCGGTAGCTCTGGAAGGTGAGCAGCGTTTTACCGCCAATGCATCCCACGAATTGCTCACCCCGCTGGCTGCGATAAAGACCGAGGTGCAGCTATGCCAGCGGCAACTGCAGACCGAGGAGGGCGCGCGAATGCTGGGGCGCATCGCCTCGCGGGTGGACCGGGCCAATCATTCGGTACAGCAATTGCTGACGCTGGCGAGGTTGGATCCGGATCAGCCTCTGGCGATCACTACCGTTAATTTGCGCGCGTTGCTGGCCCATGTGATGGCAGAAAACGGTCACCTGGCAGCCGATCGCGAACTTCAGGTGGAGCTTGAAGACGGGCCTGAAGTTCAGGTGGAAGGCAGCGAGGAAGCGTTGGCCATTCTACTGCGCAATCTGGTGATCAACGCTTTTCGCTATGCCACAGAGGGCAGCGTGGTGTCGGTGATGGTAGAGCGCCCCGGGACGATCAGGATATTCAACGAGTGCGCGCCTCTTTCGTCGGAGGAGATGGAGAGGATAACGGAGCGCTTTTACCGCGTCCCCGGCACTGCCAGCGTGGGTAGTGGCCTCGGTCTCTCGATTGTCAGCCGCATTGTAGAATTACATGGGGCTGAGCTGCGAGTGGGGCCTGGCCCGGCGAGAAGCGGGTTTCAGGTTGAGATTGTTTTCTCAGCGTAG
- a CDS encoding dihydrofolate reductase, which yields MVDLAVIVAAAQNGVIGSNNALPWHLPEDLRYFKRVTMGKPIVMGRKTFESIGRPLPGRTNIVMTRASDFSPEGVRIVHDLDAALALAEELALIEGCEELMVIGGAQVYAEALPRAARLYLTEVHADVEGDTFLPEIDMANWGEVRREAFSAAGPNPYDYSFVVYERIGAAE from the coding sequence ATGGTTGATCTGGCAGTGATTGTCGCCGCGGCCCAAAACGGCGTGATCGGGAGCAACAATGCCTTGCCCTGGCACTTGCCCGAGGATTTGCGCTACTTCAAGCGGGTAACAATGGGTAAGCCGATTGTGATGGGACGCAAGACTTTCGAGTCTATCGGGCGGCCGCTGCCCGGCCGTACCAATATTGTTATGACCCGGGCCTCGGATTTCTCACCCGAAGGCGTGCGAATCGTGCACGACCTTGATGCGGCCCTGGCGCTGGCGGAGGAGCTGGCCCTGATCGAGGGCTGTGAGGAATTGATGGTGATCGGCGGCGCTCAGGTGTATGCCGAGGCTCTGCCGCGCGCGGCCAGGCTTTATCTCACTGAAGTCCACGCAGATGTTGAAGGCGACACGTTTCTGCCCGAGATTGATATGGCGAACTGGGGTGAGGTGCGGCGGGAGGCGTTCTCAGCGGCGGGCCCTAACCCGTATGACTACAGTTTCGTTGTCTACGAGCGGATAGGTGCAGCGGAATAG
- a CDS encoding MotA/TolQ/ExbB proton channel family protein: MGGMSEVLLGFMDKGGDVLWLIAALLFVMWTLIFERVWYLQLGWKKDVAQVIAKWEGRSERKSWEAFQIREMMISQTRMQINRNLPVIKTLVALCPLLGLLGTVTGMIEVFNIMAVTGGGDAKSMAGGVQQATIPTMAGMVAALSGVFANTYVTRIAQRESVFLQDNLTTDH, encoded by the coding sequence ATGGGCGGTATGAGCGAGGTACTCCTCGGCTTCATGGACAAGGGCGGCGACGTCTTGTGGCTGATCGCCGCGCTCTTGTTCGTGATGTGGACCCTGATTTTCGAGCGTGTCTGGTACCTGCAGTTGGGCTGGAAGAAAGATGTCGCGCAAGTGATTGCCAAGTGGGAGGGCCGCTCTGAGCGGAAATCCTGGGAGGCGTTCCAGATCCGCGAGATGATGATTTCCCAGACCAGGATGCAGATTAACCGCAACCTGCCGGTTATCAAGACTCTCGTTGCCCTGTGCCCACTGTTGGGTCTTCTCGGTACGGTTACCGGGATGATCGAGGTGTTTAACATCATGGCAGTGACGGGCGGCGGCGATGCGAAATCCATGGCCGGCGGTGTCCAGCAGGCCACTATTCCAACTATGGCTGGAATGGTTGCAGCACTGTCTGGGGTCTTTGCCAACACATATGTGACCAGGATTGCCCAGCGGGAAAGTGTATTCCTGCAGGACAACCTGACGACAGATCACTAA
- a CDS encoding ExbD/TolR family protein — MRKRNREADADEAEIDLTPMLDVVFIMLIFFIVVASFLKEAGIEVNRPDSNQNPPDTDAVSIVVTITGDNQIWMENRRIDIRAVRANIARILASDPEAGFTVKTEAGASAGTLLEVGDAAREAGVNQVNWPAEEK, encoded by the coding sequence ATGCGAAAGAGAAATCGAGAAGCTGATGCAGATGAGGCGGAGATCGACCTGACGCCGATGCTCGACGTGGTATTTATCATGTTGATCTTCTTCATCGTGGTCGCTTCCTTCCTGAAGGAGGCCGGTATCGAAGTGAACCGGCCCGACAGTAACCAGAACCCCCCGGATACTGATGCTGTCAGCATCGTGGTAACCATCACTGGTGATAACCAGATATGGATGGAAAACCGCCGGATCGACATACGTGCAGTAAGGGCGAACATTGCCCGGATCCTGGCGTCCGATCCTGAGGCCGGATTTACCGTCAAGACCGAGGCCGGCGCCAGCGCTGGAACTTTGCTTGAAGTGGGCGATGCCGCTCGCGAAGCAGGTGTGAATCAGGTCAACTGGCCAGCGGAGGAGAAGTAG
- a CDS encoding response regulator: protein MRVLLVEDDVQLGESLEAALRLEQYAVDWLRSGDPVRAALGATPYDLIILDLGLPGVPGMQVLRQLRADKHELPVLLLTARHTLEDKVDGLDSGADDYLTKPFEIDELFARMRSLLRRRGAKGRGTATLRAAGIEVDPADRAVVFEGELLDLTAREYAILEILVRNAGRFVSRARLEEGIYSWGEEVGSNTVEVYISRLRKRFGSATIETMRGVGYRIPA from the coding sequence GTGCGCGTTCTGCTTGTCGAAGATGATGTTCAACTGGGTGAGTCCCTGGAAGCGGCCCTGCGCCTGGAGCAATATGCGGTCGATTGGCTGCGCAGCGGCGATCCAGTGCGGGCCGCGCTAGGCGCGACGCCTTATGATCTTATTATCCTCGACCTGGGACTGCCAGGCGTGCCCGGGATGCAGGTCCTGCGCCAGTTGCGCGCTGATAAGCATGAGCTGCCGGTTCTTCTGTTGACCGCCCGACATACGCTGGAAGATAAGGTCGACGGCCTGGATTCCGGGGCCGACGATTACCTTACCAAGCCATTCGAGATCGATGAGTTATTTGCGCGGATGCGCTCCTTGCTGCGCCGCCGGGGCGCAAAGGGTCGCGGCACGGCCACTCTCCGAGCGGCCGGGATCGAAGTTGATCCGGCAGATCGCGCGGTTGTTTTTGAAGGCGAGCTTCTGGATCTCACCGCACGCGAGTACGCGATTTTGGAAATTCTCGTGCGCAACGCTGGCCGGTTTGTGTCTCGGGCGAGGTTGGAGGAGGGTATTTACAGTTGGGGTGAAGAGGTTGGCTCGAACACCGTTGAGGTGTACATCTCGCGTCTGCGTAAGCGATTTGGCAGCGCTACCATTGAGACCATGCGCGGCGTAGGTTACCGCATTCCCGCATGA
- the cspE gene encoding cold-shock protein, with product MSSTTGTVKWFNESKGFGFIEREDGPDVFVHFSAIKGDGFRTLADGQKVQFDVTDGQKGPQAENVIAI from the coding sequence ATGTCTTCAACTACCGGAACCGTGAAGTGGTTTAACGAAAGTAAGGGCTTTGGCTTCATCGAACGCGAAGATGGTCCGGACGTATTCGTCCATTTCAGCGCTATCAAGGGCGACGGCTTCCGTACCCTGGCGGACGGCCAGAAAGTACAGTTCGACGTCACCGACGGCCAGAAAGGCCCTCAGGCTGAGAACGTTATCGCGATCTGA
- a CDS encoding MotA/TolQ/ExbB proton channel family protein, translating to MSVNFVKAAALALTGVLSLSAGSVMAQEAKSLDELLNYVKQGQVSEAKENRAREAKFSKDKANQAAALQRAEAERARQEQLSAELEAKFEQNELLISAKQQQLQEKLGTLTELFGHLTSAAGDLSSNIEVSLASAQYPGRGEFLKELIDKMSNSDTLPSIEEIERVWFELMREIRETGVVTTFDAEVSSPAGERAPRQVLRVGAFNIVDTNGNYLSYDGGSLSELPRQPSGPYTGWASNLANASGGLNSFGVDPTGPTGGSFLAAIIDTPTLEERWHQGGYVGYAITAVGIFAFVLAIWRMLVLTAVGGKVNSQLKNLSKANTNNPLGRVLKIHEDNPTMDTETLELKLSEGVLKETPKLESGLTLLKIIAAVAPLMGLLGTVTGMIITFQAITIFGAGDPKAMAGGISGALITTVLGLLVAIPTVLLHTVVNGRAQRIIHVLDEQTTGMIAEHTEANLRS from the coding sequence ATGAGCGTTAACTTTGTAAAAGCCGCAGCCCTGGCGCTGACCGGCGTACTCTCCCTCTCCGCCGGCTCTGTCATGGCGCAGGAAGCCAAATCACTGGACGAACTGCTGAACTACGTGAAGCAGGGTCAGGTGAGTGAGGCGAAAGAAAACCGCGCTCGCGAAGCCAAGTTCTCCAAGGACAAGGCCAATCAGGCCGCAGCCCTGCAGCGCGCAGAAGCTGAACGCGCCCGTCAGGAGCAACTGAGTGCCGAGTTGGAAGCCAAGTTCGAACAGAACGAACTGCTCATCTCTGCCAAGCAGCAGCAGCTGCAGGAAAAGCTGGGTACCCTGACCGAACTGTTCGGCCACCTGACTTCTGCTGCCGGCGACCTCTCTTCCAATATTGAGGTTTCCCTGGCTTCTGCCCAGTATCCCGGCCGTGGCGAGTTCCTGAAAGAGCTGATCGACAAGATGAGCAATTCAGATACTCTGCCCAGCATCGAGGAAATTGAGCGTGTCTGGTTTGAGCTGATGCGTGAGATTCGCGAAACCGGTGTTGTAACCACCTTTGACGCGGAAGTGTCCTCGCCTGCCGGTGAGCGTGCTCCCCGCCAGGTTCTGCGTGTAGGCGCATTCAACATCGTCGACACCAACGGCAACTACCTGTCCTACGACGGTGGCAGCCTGAGCGAGCTGCCTCGTCAGCCCTCCGGCCCTTACACCGGCTGGGCTTCCAACCTGGCTAACGCTAGTGGCGGCCTCAACAGCTTTGGTGTTGACCCCACTGGTCCCACAGGCGGTTCCTTCCTCGCGGCGATCATCGATACACCGACGCTGGAAGAACGCTGGCACCAGGGCGGCTATGTTGGCTACGCCATCACCGCGGTTGGTATCTTTGCCTTCGTACTGGCGATCTGGCGCATGCTTGTCCTGACCGCTGTAGGCGGCAAGGTCAACTCCCAGCTCAAGAACCTGAGCAAAGCCAACACCAACAACCCGCTGGGCCGTGTTCTCAAGATCCACGAGGACAACCCCACCATGGATACCGAGACTCTCGAGCTCAAGCTGTCCGAGGGCGTGTTGAAGGAAACTCCGAAACTGGAAAGCGGTCTCACCCTGCTGAAGATCATCGCTGCGGTCGCACCGCTGATGGGTCTGCTGGGTACGGTTACCGGTATGATCATTACCTTCCAGGCCATCACCATCTTTGGTGCGGGCGATCCGAAGGCAATGGCTGGCGGTATTTCCGGCGCATTGATTACTACCGTACTGGGTCTGCTGGTAGCTATCCCAACAGTGCTTCTGCACACCGTTGTGAATGGCCGCGCACAGCGCATCATCCATGTCCTGGACGAGCAGACTACCGGCATGATCGCAGAGCATACAGAAGCCAACCTGAGGTCTTGA
- a CDS encoding ExbD/TolR family protein: MSRRGMSASRAGAESSGEGEIDLTPMLDVVFIMLIFFIVTSSFVKEPGVDILKAEAVTTNPCERGTIIFAVNAVGDIYYDKKQIPVDRAYRLAEAAKKEAPKANFVIQADVDAPTSALSELLAVLKPLMDAPLCASTDDAG; the protein is encoded by the coding sequence GTGAGCAGACGAGGTATGTCAGCAAGCCGAGCAGGCGCCGAAAGCAGTGGTGAGGGTGAGATCGACCTCACTCCAATGCTGGACGTGGTGTTCATCATGCTCATCTTTTTTATCGTGACGTCATCCTTTGTGAAGGAGCCCGGTGTCGACATTCTCAAGGCTGAGGCTGTTACCACGAATCCCTGTGAGCGTGGAACGATCATCTTTGCGGTCAATGCCGTGGGCGATATTTACTACGACAAGAAGCAGATTCCTGTCGATCGCGCATATCGTCTCGCCGAAGCGGCCAAGAAAGAGGCCCCCAAGGCTAATTTCGTGATCCAGGCAGATGTGGATGCGCCGACGTCGGCTCTAAGTGAATTACTGGCTGTTCTCAAGCCGCTGATGGACGCGCCTCTGTGTGCTTCCACCGATGACGCGGGGTAA
- a CDS encoding thymidylate synthase, protein MKQYLDLLEDILTNGVQKGDRTGTGTVSVFGRQYRHNLADGFPLLTTKKLHLKSIINELIWFLNGDTNTAWLKENGVSIWDEWATESGDLGPLYGAQWTAWPTQDGGSINQIDYVVDTLRNNPDSRRILFHGWNVEYLPDESASPQQNVADGRMALPPCHLLYQFYVAGGKLSAQLYIRSSDTFLGLPYNTASLAVLTMMLAQQCDLEPGEIVVTTGDSHLYSNHMEQVQEQLSRAPRSLPRLKILRRPDSIYDYRFEDFELEGYDPHPNISAPVAV, encoded by the coding sequence ATGAAACAATATCTCGACCTGCTCGAAGACATCCTCACCAATGGTGTGCAGAAAGGTGATCGCACCGGCACAGGTACTGTGTCCGTGTTCGGGCGCCAGTATCGTCATAATCTGGCCGATGGCTTTCCCTTGCTTACCACCAAGAAGCTTCATCTCAAGAGCATTATCAATGAGCTTATCTGGTTCCTCAACGGCGATACAAATACCGCCTGGCTGAAAGAGAACGGGGTGTCGATCTGGGATGAGTGGGCGACCGAGTCAGGTGATCTGGGCCCCCTCTACGGTGCCCAGTGGACGGCGTGGCCCACGCAGGATGGTGGGAGTATCAACCAGATTGATTATGTCGTGGATACCCTGCGCAATAATCCGGACAGTCGGCGCATTCTGTTTCACGGCTGGAATGTGGAATATCTGCCCGACGAGTCTGCCAGCCCGCAGCAGAACGTGGCCGATGGCCGCATGGCGTTGCCCCCCTGCCATTTGCTGTATCAGTTCTATGTGGCCGGCGGTAAGCTTTCCGCCCAGTTGTACATCCGCTCCAGCGATACCTTCCTGGGGTTGCCCTACAACACCGCCAGCCTGGCTGTGCTGACCATGATGCTGGCCCAGCAATGTGATCTGGAGCCCGGCGAAATTGTAGTGACTACCGGTGACTCACACCTCTATAGCAACCACATGGAGCAGGTGCAGGAGCAGCTTTCGCGCGCCCCGCGATCGCTGCCTCGTCTGAAGATTCTGCGCCGCCCCGATAGTATTTACGACTACCGCTTTGAAGATTTTGAGCTGGAGGGCTACGACCCGCATCCAAATATCTCGGCTCCGGTGGCGGTGTAG
- a CDS encoding DUF3450 domain-containing protein encodes MTMHRLKNGLIAALVAAGTLAGATAVVQASTLDQILDVSESKNDAARKSQAKIDRLADQTSDLLTDYKTVMKQVDGLKVYNARLQRQIENQNKRVGEIEQSISQVTVIQRQMTPLVIRMIDGLEQFVELDVPFEKEQRIERVEFLRSNIDRADVTVAEKFRGVLEAYNIELQYGRGIDTYRGTIDLGGSPRDVDFLRIGRIALVYQTTDGAMSGAWDKSSGAWVELPAGEYDAAIRKGIRIAKKQATIELLNMPVSAPEAN; translated from the coding sequence ATGACTATGCATCGATTGAAAAATGGGCTGATCGCTGCGCTCGTTGCCGCCGGCACCTTGGCGGGAGCGACTGCAGTTGTACAGGCCAGCACCCTTGATCAAATTCTGGACGTGAGCGAGTCGAAGAACGACGCCGCCCGCAAATCACAGGCGAAAATCGATCGCCTCGCTGACCAGACCAGTGATCTGCTCACGGACTACAAGACCGTGATGAAGCAGGTCGACGGGCTCAAGGTGTACAACGCACGCCTTCAGCGCCAAATTGAAAACCAGAATAAGCGCGTGGGCGAGATCGAGCAGTCCATCTCCCAGGTGACGGTTATTCAGCGTCAGATGACACCCCTGGTCATTCGAATGATCGATGGCCTTGAACAATTTGTAGAGCTCGACGTGCCCTTCGAGAAAGAGCAGCGTATCGAGCGCGTAGAGTTCCTGCGCAGCAACATCGATCGTGCCGACGTGACCGTGGCGGAAAAATTCCGCGGCGTGCTCGAGGCTTACAACATCGAACTCCAGTATGGCCGCGGCATCGACACCTACCGCGGCACTATCGATCTGGGCGGTTCTCCACGTGACGTGGACTTCCTCCGAATCGGCCGTATCGCCCTGGTTTATCAAACGACTGACGGCGCCATGTCCGGTGCCTGGGACAAGAGTTCCGGCGCATGGGTCGAGCTTCCCGCCGGTGAATACGATGCCGCTATCCGTAAAGGCATCCGTATCGCGAAGAAGCAGGCCACCATCGAACTACTGAACATGCCCGTATCTGCGCCGGAGGCTAACTAA
- a CDS encoding energy transducer TonB yields the protein MGNSVRTIVSILLALPVVVGLFMIMHSLIDKDFENPEVTNTKIADLVQPDEEIQLESNTEKPDKVEDPEEPPPDLDTPELIMDVDMDISNAAPSAAISVEISTTGMSSGDGEYLPIVKVAPIYPRRAQTRGITGYCIVEYTVTTSGAIRDPQAVDCQPSGVFERASVKAALKFKYKPRVVDGEAIEVAGVQNKFTYELEQ from the coding sequence ATGGGAAATAGTGTGAGAACGATAGTCTCAATTCTGTTGGCCTTGCCGGTTGTGGTAGGCCTGTTCATGATCATGCACAGTTTGATCGATAAGGACTTCGAGAACCCGGAAGTGACCAATACCAAGATCGCCGATCTGGTACAGCCGGACGAAGAAATCCAGCTGGAGAGCAATACCGAGAAGCCCGACAAGGTAGAGGATCCTGAAGAGCCGCCGCCGGATCTCGATACACCGGAGCTGATCATGGACGTGGATATGGATATATCCAACGCTGCCCCATCAGCGGCGATTAGCGTGGAGATTTCTACCACCGGCATGTCATCCGGCGACGGAGAGTACCTGCCCATTGTTAAGGTGGCGCCTATCTACCCTCGTCGGGCACAGACTCGCGGTATCACCGGTTATTGCATCGTGGAATACACGGTGACTACATCCGGCGCAATCCGTGACCCTCAGGCCGTCGATTGCCAGCCCTCGGGTGTGTTTGAGAGAGCGTCCGTGAAGGCCGCCCTCAAGTTCAAGTACAAGCCGCGCGTTGTCGATGGCGAGGCCATTGAAGTGGCCGGCGTACAGAACAAATTCACCTACGAGCTGGAACAGTAA